The following are from one region of the Alkalimarinus sediminis genome:
- a CDS encoding RNA pyrophosphohydrolase, with product MIDSDGFRPNVGIILANHQDEVLWARRIGQDSWQFPQGGIKKNETPEEALYRELAEEVGLSASDVEIVSCTRGWLRYRLPKKMIRYNSQPLCVGQKQKWYLLRMQSPDSTVCMTNSDSPEFDGWEWVSYWYPLGQVVAFKREVYRRAMKELAPRLLKKLVT from the coding sequence GTGATTGACTCCGACGGTTTTAGACCGAATGTCGGAATTATTCTTGCCAATCATCAAGATGAGGTGTTGTGGGCTAGACGAATAGGGCAGGATTCTTGGCAGTTCCCCCAGGGCGGAATTAAAAAGAACGAAACTCCTGAAGAAGCGTTGTACCGAGAGCTGGCTGAAGAAGTCGGGCTTTCTGCTTCAGATGTTGAAATAGTATCCTGTACGAGAGGGTGGCTGCGGTATCGCCTACCTAAAAAAATGATTCGTTATAACTCGCAACCCCTTTGTGTTGGCCAGAAGCAGAAGTGGTATTTACTACGGATGCAGAGTCCCGATTCGACGGTTTGCATGACAAATAGTGACTCTCCCGAGTTTGATGGCTGGGAGTGGGTTAGTTATTGGTATCCACTTGGACAAGTGGTTGCTTTTAAACGAGAAGTATATCGTAGGGCGATGAAGGAATTAGCGCCTCGGTTGCTTAAGAAGTTAGTAACCTAA
- the ptsP gene encoding phosphoenolpyruvate--protein phosphotransferase produces MLSVLRSIVQEVNAAKDLQHALDIIVSRVQEAMDTDVCSVYLFDSASSRYRLMATEGLNQDAVGKVSLGHSEGLVGLVGVREEPINLQDAPSHPRYRYFPETGEERYHSFLGVPIIHRRNVLGVIVVQQQSIGRYFDEGEEAFLVTVSAQLAAIIAHSEATDVIGGLSLSGEAAKDIKFQGVAGAPGVAIGHSIVIFPPADLDAVPDKSTDDKEYEIQRFKDAIASVREDIQAVGKKLSAQLRPEEQALFDVYLGILDDNALAGEVLGRINAGSWAQGALRDVIKEYVSHFEMMGDAYLRERAVDIKDLGRRVLAYLEQSDKTEREYPDNTILVSDELTPAMLGEVPREKLIGLVSVKGSGNSHVAILARAMGLPTVMGVVDIPVSQLDSRELIVDGYNGQIHASPSQELRSFYHNIVEEERELVKGLESLKSQPCTTQDGHRISVWVNTGLMTDVVRSLSNGAEGVGLYRTEVPFMINERFPSEQEQRDCYREQLEAFSPNIVTMRTLDIGGDKALTYFPIQEENPFLGWRGIRVTLDHPEIFLVQVRAMLKASEGLDNLRIMLPMICNVSEVEEALHLIYRVYHEVREEGVNVSMPQVGVMIEVPGAVYQIKELAERVDFLSVGSNDLTQYLLAVDRNNPRVAGLYHSFHPAVLQALAKVAKDANSVGTPLSICGELAGDPAGAVLLMAMGYEALSMNASNLPRVKSIIRNIDLVWAKQLLSKVLTLDSPDVIKSTLDLALKEKGFGRYMHSGRSVGSLS; encoded by the coding sequence ATGCTGAGTGTTTTACGAAGCATAGTTCAGGAAGTTAATGCAGCTAAAGATTTACAGCATGCATTAGATATTATTGTCTCTCGCGTACAAGAGGCGATGGACACTGATGTCTGTTCTGTTTATCTGTTCGACTCCGCATCCAGCCGCTATCGCTTGATGGCGACGGAAGGGCTTAATCAGGACGCCGTAGGCAAAGTAAGCCTTGGTCACTCAGAAGGGTTAGTCGGGTTAGTCGGTGTTAGAGAAGAGCCTATTAATCTGCAAGACGCGCCCTCTCACCCTCGATACCGCTATTTCCCCGAAACAGGAGAAGAACGATACCACTCATTTTTGGGTGTGCCGATTATTCACCGTCGTAATGTTTTAGGGGTTATTGTTGTTCAACAGCAAAGCATAGGGCGTTACTTTGATGAAGGTGAAGAGGCCTTTTTAGTGACTGTCTCTGCTCAGTTGGCAGCGATCATTGCACACAGTGAAGCGACTGATGTGATTGGCGGTTTAAGCCTATCCGGTGAAGCCGCTAAAGACATCAAGTTTCAAGGTGTTGCGGGAGCGCCAGGTGTTGCTATTGGTCATAGCATTGTTATATTCCCCCCTGCCGATTTAGATGCGGTACCCGACAAAAGTACTGATGATAAAGAGTATGAGATTCAGCGCTTTAAAGACGCAATAGCCTCTGTTAGAGAAGATATCCAGGCGGTAGGTAAAAAACTTTCTGCTCAATTGCGACCAGAAGAGCAAGCTTTGTTTGATGTGTATCTCGGCATTCTTGATGATAATGCGCTGGCTGGAGAGGTGCTAGGGCGCATCAATGCCGGTAGTTGGGCGCAAGGCGCCTTGAGGGATGTCATCAAAGAGTATGTAAGCCACTTCGAAATGATGGGGGATGCATACCTTAGAGAGCGCGCAGTCGATATTAAAGACCTTGGACGTCGTGTACTGGCTTATTTGGAGCAATCTGACAAAACAGAAAGAGAGTACCCTGACAATACTATTCTCGTTAGCGACGAGTTAACTCCCGCGATGTTAGGAGAAGTGCCGAGAGAAAAGCTGATCGGCTTGGTATCAGTTAAGGGGTCAGGGAACTCCCATGTTGCTATCTTGGCACGAGCAATGGGGCTTCCCACCGTGATGGGGGTGGTTGATATACCCGTTTCACAGCTCGATAGTCGAGAGCTAATTGTCGATGGTTATAACGGCCAGATTCATGCCTCACCCTCCCAAGAATTAAGAAGCTTCTATCATAATATTGTTGAAGAGGAGAGGGAGTTAGTTAAAGGGCTTGAAAGCCTTAAAAGTCAGCCTTGCACTACGCAGGATGGTCACCGCATATCGGTTTGGGTGAATACAGGCTTGATGACTGACGTAGTGCGATCGTTAAGTAATGGTGCAGAAGGTGTTGGGCTTTATCGAACCGAAGTGCCTTTTATGATTAATGAGCGCTTTCCTAGTGAGCAAGAGCAGCGAGACTGCTATCGCGAGCAGCTAGAAGCCTTTTCCCCCAATATTGTCACCATGAGGACGCTAGATATTGGTGGTGACAAAGCACTAACGTATTTTCCGATTCAGGAAGAGAACCCTTTTCTGGGTTGGCGTGGCATCAGGGTAACACTCGATCACCCTGAAATTTTTCTCGTGCAAGTTAGGGCAATGCTCAAAGCTAGCGAAGGGCTGGATAACCTTCGCATCATGCTCCCCATGATTTGTAATGTTTCGGAAGTAGAAGAGGCGTTGCATCTTATTTATCGTGTTTATCATGAGGTGAGGGAAGAAGGGGTCAATGTGTCGATGCCTCAAGTTGGTGTGATGATTGAAGTGCCGGGTGCAGTTTATCAAATCAAAGAGCTTGCTGAGCGCGTTGATTTCTTATCGGTAGGCTCCAATGATCTTACCCAGTATCTGTTGGCGGTAGATCGAAACAACCCGAGAGTCGCAGGGCTTTATCACTCCTTTCACCCAGCAGTTCTGCAAGCATTGGCTAAAGTAGCCAAAGATGCCAACAGTGTAGGCACTCCATTAAGTATTTGTGGTGAGTTGGCGGGTGATCCTGCGGGCGCAGTGTTATTAATGGCAATGGGGTATGAAGCGTTATCAATGAACGCCTCTAACCTCCCACGTGTTAAGTCTATTATTCGTAATATTGATTTAGTGTGGGCCAAACAGCTGTTGAGTAAGGTTCTAACACTCGACTCTCCAGATGTTATCAAAAGTACGCTGGACCTTGCTCTAAAAGAGAAAGGGTTCGGACGTTATATGCACTCGGGCCGAAGTGTCGGCAGCCTCTCATAA
- a CDS encoding HAD family hydrolase: MTLAIFDLDNTLIAGDSDHAWGQFLADKGIVDAEVYRKANDQFYQDYLDGKLDMTRYLEFSLAPLAKHPMSDLLKWREQFVNERIKPLMLNKADALVRSHRDQGHYILIITATNRFVTEPIAEHVGVDHLIATDPEMVNGRYTGAIAGIPSFKEGKVTRLESWLKEQRHSLDGSYFYSDSHNDIPLLEIVDIPVAVDPDEKLENYAKKNNWKVISLR, from the coding sequence GTGACCCTCGCAATATTCGATCTCGATAACACATTAATTGCCGGCGATAGTGATCATGCTTGGGGACAGTTTCTGGCCGATAAAGGCATCGTTGACGCTGAGGTCTACCGTAAAGCCAATGATCAGTTCTACCAGGACTACCTTGACGGCAAATTAGATATGACACGCTACTTGGAGTTTTCTTTAGCTCCACTAGCCAAGCACCCAATGAGCGACCTACTCAAGTGGCGTGAGCAGTTTGTTAATGAACGTATTAAGCCTCTCATGCTAAACAAAGCAGATGCTTTGGTGCGCTCTCACAGAGACCAAGGTCACTATATTCTCATCATCACGGCAACCAATCGATTTGTCACCGAGCCCATTGCAGAACACGTAGGTGTAGATCACCTTATTGCCACAGACCCTGAAATGGTTAATGGACGATACACTGGTGCAATAGCAGGCATACCTAGTTTTAAAGAAGGTAAAGTCACTCGCCTTGAAAGTTGGTTAAAAGAACAGCGTCATAGTCTAGACGGGTCATACTTTTATAGTGACTCGCACAATGATATTCCACTTTTAGAAATCGTAGATATCCCTGTTGCTGTCGACCCAGATGAAAAACTCGAGAACTATGCCAAGAAAAATAACTGGAAAGTCATCTCTCTAAGGTAA
- a CDS encoding imelysin family protein: MANNNNKTIKAITLLLTGLALCACSNSDQEPAQAAKPDATTPTATISPDTSIKPTDSTDITIRSTPLTAFYLNLAQQHFDATCSSIKQLQQSVQGFVSQPSEEGLSVLKSEWLVSHNHYASTQLFRNITIKHPTLDHSQTEPVQHALAVRIDQTPLLPGYIDEIEGYPNSGYIFSTLPIDRATLNKEHQFADSAYVAMGYHALEFLLWGEDNRTHQAFAPLPATEGESAEENPALFNIRRSKLLSLITDLLAEDLSTLCAEWQPIKGFYVTKLQSLPTEQQYAAINAATEELISNLQINTAKVRQANDDNAEYIEIEPHSTFSNSDKDDTQAQLNTLKALIESDQWKETEKKQEHTQKLSQLAKALLL, encoded by the coding sequence ATGGCAAATAACAACAATAAAACCATCAAGGCCATCACCCTATTGCTAACAGGCCTGGCACTTTGCGCATGCAGCAATAGTGACCAGGAGCCTGCTCAGGCAGCCAAACCTGACGCAACCACGCCTACAGCAACGATAAGCCCAGATACAAGCATAAAACCTACAGACTCAACCGATATAACAATCCGCAGTACACCACTCACCGCGTTTTATCTCAATTTAGCCCAGCAACATTTCGATGCCACATGCTCAAGCATAAAACAGCTACAGCAGTCTGTTCAGGGTTTTGTTTCGCAACCCTCCGAAGAGGGGTTGAGTGTATTAAAGTCTGAATGGCTAGTGAGTCACAACCACTATGCCTCAACACAGCTGTTTCGAAATATCACCATCAAACACCCAACATTAGACCACTCTCAAACCGAACCGGTTCAGCATGCGCTAGCCGTCAGAATTGACCAAACACCCCTTTTACCTGGCTATATTGATGAAATTGAAGGCTACCCTAACAGTGGCTATATCTTTTCAACACTCCCAATAGATAGAGCAACATTGAATAAAGAGCACCAGTTTGCAGATAGCGCCTATGTAGCCATGGGGTATCATGCGCTTGAGTTTCTGTTGTGGGGGGAAGATAACCGAACACATCAAGCGTTTGCTCCACTGCCGGCCACAGAGGGTGAAAGCGCTGAAGAGAACCCAGCACTATTTAACATCCGGCGAAGCAAGCTCTTATCACTCATTACCGATTTACTAGCAGAAGATCTCAGTACTCTGTGCGCCGAGTGGCAGCCAATTAAAGGGTTCTATGTGACTAAACTACAGTCACTACCCACCGAACAGCAATATGCCGCTATTAATGCTGCGACTGAGGAGTTAATTTCAAACTTACAAATCAATACCGCTAAGGTAAGACAGGCAAATGACGATAATGCCGAATATATTGAAATAGAGCCTCACTCCACATTTTCAAACAGCGACAAGGATGATACACAAGCACAACTCAACACCCTCAAAGCATTAATTGAGAGTGACCAATGGAAAGAAACCGAGAAGAAGCAAGAGCACACCCAAAAACTTAGCCAATTGGCAAAGGCGCTCTTGCTCTAG
- the gcvPB gene encoding aminomethyl-transferring glycine dehydrogenase subunit GcvPB has protein sequence MLIFERGVKGRTATAQAPLVKAEATDIPDSLMRKNKAALPEVSELQVVRHYTNLSRKNFSIDTQFYPLGSCTMKYNPRGAHRVASLPGFLNRHPLAPESYSQGYLASVYELQEILKEVTGMAGVSLSPMAGAQGEFAGVAMIRAYHEKRGDHERSEIIVPIAAHGTNPATAVMCGYKVKEIPVLNDGDVDVEALKEAVGPQTAGIMMTNPSTCGVFERQIEVIAKVVHDAGGLLYYDGANLNAILGKVRPGDMGFDVLHMNLHKTFATPHGGGGPGSGPVAVGERLLPYLPTPIAGIEDAGGEPDYCWLGEEALPDSIGRLSAFMGNAGIILRAYIYALFVGRDGMQRVSEFSTLNANYMAKKLADAGFDLAYKDRRATHEFIITLSKQAKELGVTAMDFAKRLLDYGYHAPTTYFPLLVPECLLIEPTETESIDEMDGFVDAMIQILKEAESSADLVKGAPYTQPVKRLDDVKAARELDVSYKP, from the coding sequence ATGTTAATTTTTGAACGCGGTGTAAAAGGGCGTACGGCCACGGCTCAAGCTCCTCTTGTAAAGGCAGAAGCGACAGATATTCCTGATAGTTTGATGCGAAAAAATAAAGCAGCACTGCCTGAAGTCTCTGAACTCCAGGTTGTGAGGCATTATACCAACCTATCGCGTAAAAACTTCTCGATTGATACCCAGTTCTACCCGTTAGGCTCATGTACGATGAAGTATAACCCTCGTGGTGCTCACAGAGTGGCGAGCTTGCCTGGGTTTCTGAATAGGCACCCTCTAGCACCAGAGTCATATAGCCAAGGTTATCTGGCAAGTGTGTATGAGTTGCAGGAAATCCTGAAAGAAGTGACCGGTATGGCCGGTGTTTCATTGAGCCCTATGGCGGGTGCTCAGGGTGAATTTGCAGGTGTTGCGATGATTCGCGCATATCATGAAAAGCGTGGTGATCATGAGCGAAGCGAGATTATTGTGCCGATTGCTGCGCACGGTACCAACCCTGCGACAGCGGTAATGTGTGGCTATAAAGTTAAAGAAATACCAGTGCTTAACGATGGCGATGTTGATGTCGAGGCGTTAAAAGAGGCGGTTGGCCCTCAAACGGCAGGTATCATGATGACTAACCCATCGACCTGTGGTGTATTTGAGCGCCAAATCGAAGTCATTGCCAAGGTGGTGCACGATGCAGGCGGTTTGTTGTATTACGATGGGGCTAACTTAAATGCAATCTTAGGCAAGGTTCGTCCAGGCGATATGGGGTTTGATGTTCTTCACATGAACCTGCATAAAACCTTTGCTACACCTCATGGCGGTGGTGGCCCAGGGTCTGGGCCAGTGGCGGTGGGTGAAAGATTATTACCATACTTACCAACCCCAATTGCCGGCATCGAAGATGCGGGTGGCGAGCCCGATTATTGTTGGTTAGGTGAAGAAGCGTTGCCTGATAGCATTGGTCGCTTATCGGCCTTTATGGGCAATGCAGGGATTATCTTACGCGCGTACATCTACGCTTTGTTTGTTGGTCGTGACGGTATGCAGAGAGTGAGTGAGTTCTCGACGCTCAATGCTAACTATATGGCCAAGAAACTTGCTGACGCTGGGTTTGATCTTGCCTATAAAGATCGTAGAGCCACTCATGAGTTTATTATCACATTAAGTAAGCAGGCAAAAGAGTTGGGTGTTACAGCAATGGACTTTGCTAAACGCTTACTCGATTATGGCTACCATGCGCCGACGACTTATTTTCCGTTGTTGGTGCCTGAGTGTTTGCTAATTGAGCCTACAGAGACAGAATCTATTGATGAAATGGATGGTTTTGTAGATGCGATGATCCAGATACTCAAAGAGGCTGAAAGCTCAGCTGATCTTGTTAAAGGTGCGCCTTATACCCAGCCTGTTAAGCGTTTAGATGACGTTAAAGCGGCTAGGGAATTAGACGTCTCTTACAAGCCTTAG
- the gcvPA gene encoding aminomethyl-transferring glycine dehydrogenase subunit GcvPA yields the protein MPFIPHTEEDIQKMLETIGAQSIDQLFDEIPTHLRAGALDAIPPARSEMEIMRLMSDRAEQDSGALCFIGAGAYEHHIPAAVWDIATRGEFMTAYTPYQAEASQGTLQLIYEFQSMMTALTGLDVSNASLYDGASGLAEAVLMAIRANRKSKSKRVLIAGTVHPLYKKVVNSIVHNQQIELVEVAFDSTSLTTDVSALAQYEGEDFAALIIAQPNFFGTLEDIHQLTDWAHQQKMLVIGVVNPTAASLISPPGEWGENGADIAVGEGQPMGIPLASGGPYFGFICCKQALVRQMPGRIIGRTVDLDGKEGFALTLQAREQHIRRSKATSNICTNQGLAVTAATIYMSLLGQEGIERVARACHANTNRLVGLLSAVPGVEVISTGPRFHEFVLRLPKSSRLVLEHMAVQGVLGGHDLSDTYPDLENCILVCVTETKTEQDLNGYVNALEVSLKELETVEC from the coding sequence ATGCCTTTCATTCCACATACTGAAGAAGATATTCAAAAAATGTTGGAAACTATTGGTGCGCAATCAATAGACCAACTTTTTGATGAAATTCCTACCCATCTTAGAGCGGGTGCTTTGGATGCCATACCTCCTGCCAGGAGTGAGATGGAAATTATGCGTTTGATGTCTGATCGCGCTGAGCAAGATAGCGGAGCACTCTGCTTTATCGGTGCAGGTGCTTATGAACATCATATTCCTGCCGCTGTTTGGGATATCGCGACTCGCGGCGAATTTATGACGGCTTACACTCCTTATCAGGCGGAAGCGAGCCAGGGTACGCTGCAGTTGATTTATGAGTTCCAGTCAATGATGACTGCCTTGACAGGGCTCGATGTATCGAATGCATCTCTCTATGATGGTGCTTCTGGTTTGGCAGAAGCGGTTCTGATGGCTATCAGAGCGAATAGAAAATCGAAAAGTAAGCGTGTGCTAATAGCGGGCACCGTTCACCCACTTTACAAAAAAGTGGTAAATAGCATTGTTCACAATCAGCAAATCGAACTAGTTGAAGTGGCGTTTGATAGCACATCTCTGACCACTGACGTCTCTGCTCTTGCTCAATACGAAGGAGAAGACTTTGCCGCGTTGATTATTGCCCAACCTAACTTCTTTGGCACATTGGAAGATATTCATCAGTTGACTGATTGGGCGCATCAACAAAAAATGCTGGTGATTGGGGTGGTTAATCCTACCGCTGCATCATTGATCTCACCTCCTGGAGAGTGGGGCGAAAACGGTGCAGATATCGCTGTCGGTGAAGGTCAGCCTATGGGGATACCTCTTGCTTCTGGTGGGCCTTATTTTGGCTTTATCTGTTGTAAGCAGGCCTTAGTCAGGCAGATGCCTGGGCGAATTATCGGTCGCACTGTCGACCTTGATGGAAAAGAAGGTTTTGCTCTTACTTTGCAAGCTCGTGAGCAGCACATAAGACGATCTAAAGCGACCTCAAATATCTGTACTAACCAAGGTTTAGCGGTGACCGCAGCAACCATTTATATGAGTTTGCTAGGCCAGGAAGGTATCGAGAGAGTGGCTAGAGCTTGTCACGCTAACACTAATCGCTTGGTGGGTTTATTGTCCGCTGTGCCGGGTGTTGAGGTTATCTCAACGGGGCCGAGGTTCCATGAGTTTGTGTTACGTCTTCCTAAGTCATCTCGCCTGGTACTTGAGCATATGGCAGTGCAGGGCGTTTTGGGTGGTCATGACCTCTCTGACACCTATCCTGATTTAGAAAACTGTATTTTGGTTTGTGTTACCGAAACCAAAACCGAGCAGGACCTCAATGGCTATGTGAATGCTTTAGAAGTATCGCTTAAAGAGTTGGAGACAGTTGAATGTTAA
- a CDS encoding class I SAM-dependent rRNA methyltransferase has protein sequence MSNKVLQLQKGADRRLKQGHLWIYSNEVDGSNGGLKQFQPGEQVLVVSNSGKSLGTAFVNPNALICGRLISRASNQFMDKSLIVHRLKIALSLRQQAFEKPFYRLVFGDSDGLPGLVIDRFGDACVAQISSFGMELMKGELIEAIEKVIKPTTLIFRNDGKMREVEGLESYTETVIGEETESVQLEENGVLFSAPVLTGQKTGWFYDHRMSRARLAPYVQGKRVLDIFSYIGGWGIQAAAFGAESVTCIDASEYALSYVEENARLNGVSDKVSCIQGDAFAACRELRDNREKFDVVIVDPPAFIPRRRDIKAGEQAYQRINQLAMRLLEKDGILVSASCSMHLQRDRLTDIIRATGRQTDRFVQIIEQGHQGADHPIVPAIPETEYLKACFARVLPSF, from the coding sequence ATGTCTAACAAGGTGCTCCAACTTCAAAAAGGTGCAGATCGACGGCTTAAACAGGGGCATCTGTGGATTTATAGCAATGAGGTCGACGGGTCTAATGGCGGCTTAAAACAGTTTCAGCCTGGTGAGCAGGTTTTGGTAGTCAGTAACTCTGGCAAGTCTTTGGGTACCGCGTTTGTTAATCCCAATGCGCTTATTTGCGGGCGCTTGATTAGTCGTGCCAGCAACCAGTTTATGGATAAATCTTTAATCGTCCATCGTCTTAAGATTGCACTGTCATTACGCCAGCAGGCATTTGAAAAGCCGTTTTACCGTTTGGTGTTTGGTGATAGTGATGGGCTACCGGGTCTTGTCATCGACCGTTTTGGTGATGCTTGTGTTGCTCAAATATCGTCATTTGGCATGGAGCTAATGAAAGGCGAGTTGATAGAGGCTATTGAGAAAGTCATTAAGCCGACCACTCTGATCTTCCGAAATGATGGCAAAATGAGAGAGGTTGAAGGGCTTGAGTCTTACACTGAAACCGTTATTGGTGAAGAAACCGAGTCAGTTCAGTTAGAAGAGAACGGTGTTCTCTTTAGTGCCCCTGTATTAACCGGGCAGAAAACAGGTTGGTTCTACGACCATAGAATGAGCCGCGCCCGTCTGGCCCCTTACGTTCAAGGCAAGCGTGTTCTGGATATTTTCAGCTATATCGGTGGTTGGGGTATTCAGGCTGCTGCCTTTGGGGCTGAGTCGGTTACCTGTATCGATGCTTCTGAGTACGCTCTCTCTTATGTTGAAGAAAATGCCCGGTTAAATGGTGTGTCAGATAAGGTGAGTTGTATACAGGGAGACGCATTCGCGGCATGTCGTGAGTTGCGTGATAACCGCGAGAAATTTGACGTGGTGATTGTTGATCCACCTGCTTTCATACCAAGAAGGCGTGATATTAAGGCTGGAGAGCAGGCGTATCAGCGCATTAATCAACTGGCCATGCGACTGCTTGAAAAAGATGGCATTTTAGTGTCAGCGTCATGTTCTATGCACCTTCAAAGAGATCGTCTGACCGATATTATTCGTGCCACTGGGAGGCAGACTGATCGATTTGTTCAGATTATAGAACAAGGACATCAAGGCGCAGATCATCCGATTGTACCTGCGATACCGGAAACGGAGTACCTCAAGGCATGCTTTGCTCGAGTGCTACCCTCCTTTTGA
- a CDS encoding patatin-like phospholipase family protein: MAVIKSTKPKIGLALGGGGPLGGIYEIGALRALDESLEGLDFNDLYVYVGVSSGAFVAANLANQMTSAQMCRIFVKNEAEVHPFHPEFFYRPAVREYLKRAVSVPGLVVEACARFVNNPHDQNFLEAMTVLAQALPAGIFDNEGLHQYLHRSYSMLGRTNDFRQLSRRLYLVASDLESSESVRFGAPGFDHVPISRAVQASVASPGLYCPVEIDGRYYMDGTLRKGMHASVALEDGADLVFGINPVVPIDVSQAVSAGTMKPGMLTNSGMPHILSQTYRTMVYSRMRSGMAMYEREYPNAEIVMFEPTRDDGKLFFSNVFSFQARRMVCEHAYQMTRKDLLKRSDELEAQLKPYGIRLRKDILEDDQRTISTSLYGEMLPLYVAKDRKSETGFIGRKLSSGLESVADLLQSAKHIL; the protein is encoded by the coding sequence ATGGCAGTAATTAAATCGACAAAACCAAAAATTGGGCTTGCGCTTGGTGGTGGCGGCCCTTTAGGTGGTATCTATGAAATAGGAGCGTTACGCGCCTTAGATGAGTCACTTGAAGGATTGGATTTCAATGACCTCTATGTATATGTGGGTGTAAGCTCTGGTGCATTTGTGGCGGCGAATTTAGCCAATCAAATGACTTCAGCGCAGATGTGTCGAATTTTTGTAAAAAATGAAGCCGAGGTTCACCCTTTTCATCCAGAGTTTTTCTATCGTCCTGCGGTTCGTGAGTATTTAAAGCGAGCGGTATCAGTACCCGGGCTAGTTGTTGAGGCTTGCGCCCGGTTTGTTAATAACCCTCATGATCAAAATTTTCTCGAAGCCATGACGGTTTTGGCGCAGGCGTTGCCTGCAGGCATCTTTGATAATGAAGGGTTGCATCAATACCTTCATCGCTCTTATAGCATGCTGGGTAGAACCAATGATTTTAGGCAATTAAGTCGCCGTCTCTACTTGGTGGCGTCAGACCTTGAGAGTAGTGAATCGGTGCGTTTTGGTGCTCCTGGTTTTGATCATGTGCCTATCTCTAGAGCTGTGCAGGCGAGTGTCGCGTCTCCGGGGTTATATTGTCCGGTAGAGATTGATGGCCGTTATTATATGGATGGAACTCTGCGTAAGGGCATGCACGCCTCTGTTGCGCTTGAAGACGGTGCAGATTTGGTATTTGGTATCAATCCGGTTGTGCCAATAGATGTTAGCCAAGCTGTCTCCGCAGGTACGATGAAGCCGGGCATGTTAACCAATTCAGGTATGCCGCATATTTTGTCGCAAACCTATCGAACCATGGTCTATTCACGAATGCGCTCTGGTATGGCGATGTATGAGCGAGAATATCCCAACGCTGAGATTGTGATGTTTGAGCCCACTCGGGATGATGGCAAACTTTTCTTTTCCAATGTATTTAGTTTTCAGGCTCGTAGAATGGTGTGTGAGCACGCATATCAGATGACTCGTAAAGACCTGTTGAAACGATCTGATGAGTTAGAAGCGCAGCTTAAACCTTACGGAATTCGTTTACGAAAAGACATTCTAGAAGATGATCAGCGCACGATCAGTACTAGCTTATACGGAGAAATGCTACCGTTATATGTTGCTAAAGATCGAAAGTCTGAAACCGGGTTTATTGGTCGAAAACTTAGCAGTGGTTTAGAGAGCGTTGCTGATTTATTGCAGAGCGCAAAGCACATTTTGTAG
- a CDS encoding HDOD domain-containing protein — translation MGTELTSDQIKHILQGIKIPPQPQILVDLQIEQVMPDPDMKQIARLISQDVGLSGTMLKFVNSPFFGLANKITSIEQAVSLLGLNSVINILNGLSIKGEMSDEKIQAMTRFWDTANDIAMVCATVAKQIGFSSPDEAYAMGLFHNSGIPLMMQRFENYISTMEEGYAETEKRIIDTENSTFNTNHAVVGYYTAKSWNLPLTICDVIAEHHNAEAIFSNKDGKSQEKKTLLAILKIAEHICGNYSILGGQSVDHEWERISNDILEYVGLSTYDIEDMKENFKDMGISVGH, via the coding sequence ATGGGAACTGAGTTAACCAGCGACCAAATAAAACACATACTGCAGGGCATAAAAATCCCTCCACAACCCCAGATACTGGTTGACCTGCAGATCGAACAAGTGATGCCCGACCCTGATATGAAACAGATTGCTCGGCTGATCAGCCAGGATGTTGGGCTTTCAGGCACCATGCTTAAATTTGTTAACTCACCTTTCTTTGGACTTGCCAACAAAATCACCTCTATAGAGCAAGCAGTTTCATTGCTAGGACTCAACAGCGTTATCAATATTTTGAACGGCCTATCAATTAAAGGCGAAATGAGCGATGAAAAGATTCAGGCTATGACTCGCTTTTGGGATACCGCCAATGACATTGCAATGGTTTGCGCAACGGTCGCCAAGCAGATTGGTTTTAGCAGCCCCGACGAAGCTTATGCTATGGGTCTCTTCCACAATTCAGGCATTCCTCTGATGATGCAACGATTTGAGAACTATATCAGCACGATGGAAGAGGGGTATGCAGAAACCGAAAAAAGGATTATCGATACAGAAAATAGCACATTTAACACCAATCATGCAGTTGTCGGATATTACACCGCCAAGTCATGGAATCTCCCACTAACGATCTGCGATGTCATTGCAGAGCATCATAATGCCGAGGCGATATTCAGTAATAAAGACGGCAAATCACAAGAGAAAAAAACACTGTTAGCTATTCTCAAAATTGCAGAACACATCTGCGGTAACTACAGCATTCTTGGTGGACAGTCAGTTGACCATGAGTGGGAGCGCATCAGCAACGACATTCTCGAGTATGTCGGCCTTTCAACTTATGATATCGAAGATATGAAGGAGAACTTTAAGGACATGGGTATATCGGTCGGTCATTAA